One genomic segment of Brevibacillus laterosporus LMG 15441 includes these proteins:
- a CDS encoding CopG family ribbon-helix-helix protein → MAGGGFVLSKSNTKRIMISLPQHLLQEVDGVVQKERSNRSELIRQAMSLYLKERKKRFIRETMQRGYLEMAKINLNMASEAFEAEEEADLTLDRLVSGV, encoded by the coding sequence ATGGCTGGAGGTGGATTTGTCTTGTCTAAAAGCAATACAAAACGTATCATGATCAGTTTGCCGCAACATTTATTGCAAGAGGTAGACGGCGTCGTGCAGAAAGAGAGATCAAACCGAAGTGAATTGATTCGTCAAGCGATGAGTCTCTACCTCAAGGAACGAAAAAAACGCTTTATACGAGAAACAATGCAACGTGGCTATTTGGAAATGGCTAAAATCAATCTCAATATGGCATCGGAGGCTTTTGAAGCAGAAGAGGAAGCCGATCTTACCTTAGACCGCTTAGTTAGCGGGGTGTAG
- a CDS encoding type II toxin-antitoxin system PemK/MazF family toxin, protein MNVKRGDVFFADLSPVVGSEQGGVRPVLVIQNDIGNRFSPTVIVAAITAQIQKAKLPTHVEIDAKTYGFDRDSVILLEQIRTIDKQRLTDKITHLDDEMMERVNESLQISLGLIDF, encoded by the coding sequence GTGAATGTTAAACGTGGCGATGTATTTTTCGCGGACCTTTCCCCTGTGGTTGGCTCCGAGCAAGGTGGAGTTAGACCGGTATTAGTTATACAAAACGATATTGGAAATCGATTTAGTCCGACGGTTATCGTCGCTGCGATCACTGCTCAGATTCAAAAGGCAAAGCTGCCTACGCATGTGGAAATCGATGCAAAAACATATGGGTTTGATCGTGACTCTGTCATCTTATTGGAACAAATAAGAACCATTGATAAGCAAAGGTTGACTGATAAAATCACTCATCTAGACGATGAGATGATGGAAAGAGTGAATGAATCACTTCAGATCAGCCTCGGATTAATAGATTTTTAA
- a CDS encoding Tex family protein → MDVKQMAATLARELGVGVQQVVQTITLLDEGNTVPFISRYRKEMTGQLDETQIRTIEERVRYLRNLIVRKEEVLRLIEEQGKLTEELSIAIQKATKLQEVEDLYRPYKQKRRTRATIAKEKGLEPLAAYILSLPQTGDPSSEASRYIDTEKGVETAEDALQGAMDIIAEQISDDAEYRKWIREKTFMKAILLTEQKEKEEDGKNVYEMYYSYSEPVKKVVPHRVLAINRGEKEGILKVSLETPGEDIIAFLQRKILTQKTVVEDAIKQTIEDSYKRLIAPSIEREVRNELTEVAEERAIHIFAENLRNLLLQPPFKGKVVLGVDPAFRTGCKLAVVDDTGKKLYINVIYPTPPVSKVKEASETVKKIIDEYQVDVVAIGNGTASRETEQFIADVLKEAKRDVSYIIVNEAGASVYSASALAKEEFPELDVAERSAISIARRLQDPLAELVKIDPKSVGVGQYQHDVSQTRLAESLEFVVSSAVNHVGVDVNTASASLLQYVSGVNKQVASNIVKLREENGKFSNRSQLKKVPRLGAKTYEQCIGFLRVMDGENSLDRTPIHPESYEVTYRLLTHLQIQPEEIGSEACKKQVMNISLPQMAAELEIGEPTLKDIVDSLLRPGRDPRDELPKPLLSKDVLKITDLSKGMKMQGTIRNVVDFGAFVDIGLKNDGLIHISQLKKGFVKHPLDVVAVGDIVDVWVMDIDEKRQRVGMTMISPEE, encoded by the coding sequence ATGGATGTTAAACAAATGGCTGCCACCCTTGCACGAGAACTAGGTGTAGGTGTTCAGCAGGTCGTACAAACAATAACCTTGCTTGATGAAGGAAATACCGTTCCATTTATTTCTCGCTATCGGAAAGAAATGACTGGTCAATTAGACGAGACACAAATACGGACTATTGAAGAACGTGTACGTTACTTACGAAATTTAATTGTCAGAAAAGAAGAGGTTCTTCGTTTAATTGAGGAGCAAGGAAAGCTAACAGAAGAATTATCAATCGCAATTCAAAAGGCCACCAAGCTTCAGGAGGTGGAGGATCTTTATCGTCCTTATAAGCAAAAACGCCGTACACGTGCTACGATTGCCAAAGAAAAAGGATTAGAGCCTCTTGCCGCTTATATACTGTCCTTACCGCAGACAGGTGATCCTTCCTCAGAAGCTAGTCGTTATATAGACACCGAAAAAGGTGTTGAAACAGCAGAAGATGCCTTGCAGGGGGCAATGGATATTATTGCTGAACAAATCTCCGATGATGCAGAATATCGGAAATGGATTCGTGAAAAAACGTTCATGAAAGCTATCCTGCTCACGGAGCAAAAGGAAAAAGAAGAAGACGGAAAAAATGTTTACGAAATGTATTATAGTTACTCCGAGCCGGTCAAAAAAGTAGTTCCTCATCGTGTTCTGGCCATCAATCGTGGTGAAAAGGAAGGGATTCTTAAGGTTTCTTTAGAAACGCCTGGGGAGGATATCATTGCATTTCTTCAAAGAAAAATACTAACCCAGAAGACGGTCGTTGAGGATGCAATCAAGCAAACAATTGAGGATAGCTACAAGCGTTTAATTGCTCCTTCTATTGAACGTGAGGTAAGGAATGAATTGACAGAGGTAGCTGAAGAGAGAGCGATTCATATCTTTGCTGAGAATTTACGCAACTTGCTGCTTCAGCCTCCGTTTAAAGGAAAAGTGGTATTGGGTGTTGACCCTGCGTTTCGTACTGGCTGTAAGCTTGCCGTGGTGGATGATACGGGTAAAAAGCTTTACATAAATGTGATTTATCCAACGCCACCAGTAAGCAAAGTCAAAGAAGCTAGTGAAACCGTGAAAAAAATTATTGATGAATATCAGGTAGATGTAGTTGCAATCGGGAACGGTACAGCTTCTAGGGAGACTGAGCAGTTTATCGCTGATGTATTAAAAGAAGCAAAGCGTGATGTCTCCTATATCATTGTGAATGAAGCAGGAGCTTCTGTGTATTCGGCGTCAGCGTTAGCGAAGGAAGAGTTTCCTGAATTGGATGTAGCAGAAAGAAGTGCTATTTCTATCGCTCGCCGTTTACAAGATCCGCTGGCTGAATTGGTAAAAATCGACCCAAAATCAGTGGGTGTTGGACAGTATCAGCATGATGTATCGCAAACTCGTTTAGCGGAAAGTCTTGAATTCGTGGTATCATCAGCAGTTAATCACGTCGGAGTGGATGTGAATACAGCTTCTGCTTCTTTGCTTCAATATGTATCCGGAGTAAACAAGCAAGTAGCATCAAATATTGTGAAACTTCGTGAAGAGAATGGGAAATTTTCAAACCGATCCCAATTAAAAAAGGTACCTCGGTTGGGTGCTAAAACCTATGAGCAATGCATCGGCTTCTTGCGTGTTATGGACGGAGAGAACTCTCTTGATCGTACTCCTATTCATCCAGAGTCATATGAGGTTACGTACAGGCTGTTAACACATTTACAAATCCAGCCTGAGGAAATTGGCAGTGAGGCTTGTAAGAAGCAGGTCATGAATATTTCTTTGCCACAAATGGCAGCAGAGCTTGAGATTGGTGAACCAACCCTAAAAGATATTGTAGATAGCCTTTTACGCCCAGGACGTGATCCGCGAGATGAGCTGCCTAAGCCGTTGTTAAGTAAAGATGTTTTGAAAATAACAGACCTGAGCAAGGGAATGAAGATGCAGGGTACGATTCGCAATGTGGTTGATTTTGGGGCATTTGTTGATATCGGGCTAAAAAATGATGGGCTGATCCATATTTCTCAGTTGAAAAAGGGATTCGTAAAACATCCTCTTGATGTTGTAGCAGTTGGAGATATCGTTGATGTCTGGGTAATGGATATTGACGAGAAACGTCAGCGGGTTGGTATGACCATGATTTCTCCCGAAGAATAG
- the cmpA gene encoding cortex morphogenetic protein CmpA: MPQWMRKQLQRAFFGKDVRQIRLLNSCWFLYLEKQSSRPEE; the protein is encoded by the coding sequence ATGCCACAATGGATGCGTAAACAGCTACAACGCGCCTTCTTTGGGAAGGATGTAAGACAAATTCGATTGCTAAACAGCTGTTGGTTTCTATATTTAGAAAAGCAAAGTAGCCGCCCTGAGGAATAG